The sequence AGTATAAGAATGTCAAATGTAAGAGTGGTCAGATGATGTTCTATCTCAGTGGTCAGTGGTTCTTTTTGCATGActtgatgatgaagaggatgatggCTACTGAACTGAGCCATTGATATTTCTTGTCCTGCCAGGTTTGGGATGTCAGCCCCTCGGTCTGCCTCGTCGAAAAGTTTTACCTCAACTCCACTCAAAAGCAAATCTGTTGTCCGAAGAAGTATCCCCAGAAGCAGGAGTGTGGACTCGACTGGCGACTCCACCTACTCTCTACTGTCCCCCATTTACCATGATAGCTTTGAATtgtcagatgatgatgataaggaaGAAGCACAGAAACACGGTCAGCCACCTGATGACCCGTCTCTTATAGCACATGAAGATGCTGTACCCATCAGTCCGAACAGGTATGCTGTTAATTAGtaagcaaatattttatttttttatgctttaacttaagttgtctttattagtgaagaaattctttcttcacatatcccatccttgagaGTAAGGGTCAGAGCacggggtcagccatgatgcagcgcccctggagcagggagggttgggggccttgcacaagggcccaacagtggcagcctggcagtgctggggcttgaagccCGATCTTCAGTTTAATGACCCAGAGCTTCATCAATTTGTATGCAGAATGatgagtcttttatttttttcccaggaATGAGTCCCCCCCTCACGCAGACGATACCGCCACAGGACAGCTGAATCTGAGTGCATGGGAACAGTGGCTTGTGAGTAAAGCCAAAGAAGAGCGACTTAAAATTCATCAAAAATCCCTGCAGGTACAAATTTCTTTATTAGGATGTTTACTACAGTGCTGTGAACATTCAGTATTTAAGAGAGACTTTCTAAAACTTTGCTAAAACTACTGATTTCAGCGACAAGCTCTGAACGAAAAGAAGAAGCAAGAAGAAACggaacaacaaagaaaaaaagcagtgagtgagtgtaaaaTTCAAGAGTGGCTTCAAGTGAAGAGAGAACAGGTACCTCTCAGGTTCTTTTTACattattagaaataatgtaTTAGATGTAAAATatgtgaggaataaaaacaaGGCATGATGATGTAAAAAAAGAGTGATCCGGCTGGCTTGAAGACGTTCATTaagttttattccacttataccacagcaatttgtcaatactgacatttgtttttttgttagcaTGGAGTGTCTGGCACAAAAAATAGCCCACaaactttaatataaacctgtagtTTTAATAACAGCCAGCACCACTGTTACTCAACAATGCTGTGAGATAATTAAAGTTAACTAAGAAATAGGCCTCCTGGtagtccagcggcaggatcccgcactctcattgccatggctcGGGTcagattcccgggcagggagcaAAGCCAGCCGCTGAAGAGTTagctctcagtgccggtcccaagcccgggtaAAATGGGAGgtttgcatcaggaagggcatcctgtgccaaatcgaagaTCCGCTGTGGCAActccaaacagggagcagcctaAAGATCAACAAATAGGGTGCATTGCACTGCCGAAATGTGATGGTGTGCATTGTGGAAATGTTTGTATTCTAGTGCAGTTGCACCATTTTGAACACCAGAGGTCGCAATCTGTGAGATAAAATACACTAACAGAGCAGCTGTGCAATTTATAAACTCATGAAGATGATACAAGCCAGCAGTTTTaagtgtggggaatgttttcttggcacacgtTGGGCCTATTAACACTAACCATGCATCACTTTTATGTCACAGcctatttgagtattgttgctgacgATGTGCATCCTTTCATGGCCACTCATCTTTGAAGCTCTGTTTCTCCTACAGAGCTCTGTTTCAGTTCCATCATTTTCCCTACCAGTAAATGAGCAAACTTTCAGCAGTGTCAATGTAAAAATAACACTAATTCTACTCTCCCCCACATTCAGGGTGTATTCTGTTAAATTATCTACAATTTCTTCCTATTACCAACCGATTTTATCTTTCCCAGGAGAAACAGGAAAAGCTTTGCCGGGAGTcccagaaaacaaatgaaatgctTCAAGAAGAACAGAAAAGGTTGGAGATCGAAAAGAAAGCCCAAGAAAAATATCAAGCGTGGCTgcataaaaaaaagcatgaggAAAAGGAACGGAAATTGAAAGAACAAGTACGTTCATAGAGGCATTTGCAGTTATTCCAAGTAAAGAAGATGACCTAttgtcagtttatttatttatttgtttgtttctttattttgtctAACAGGAAGAAATCGCtagaagagaaaaggaggagagagatcGTAAAGAGCGAGCAGATGAGAAGTTTAAAGAGTGGCTTAAAAACATAAAGGACAAAGAAAGACATACATGCGAGTCATCAGCATGTTCAGCTGGTACGTGGAAAATTACCTATTAAAAACaatcattcaaaatgaaatggATCGTCTTATATAcgttgctaaaagttttgggacgtctgccttcatatgcacatgaatgtaatatggagttgacctggcctttacagctataacagcttcaactcctctgggaaggctttccacaaggtttaggagtgtgtttatgggaatttttgaccattcctctagaagcgcatttgtgaggtcaggcactgatgttggacgagaaggcctggctcgcagtctccgctctaattcatcccaaaggtgttctgtcaggttgggGTCAGGACGAAAAGCAGTTTAGCATCTAACCATAAGTGCAAGTgctttatatacagtaatgtagATAATCTGATATGTACAGATAAGGACTTATGTACAAATAGGAGCAGTACTATGGAGATAATTACAGTTGGGTATGTATAGTATTATCAACATGATATACAGATGTATGTGCTATGGACATGATGTACAGAATACTTTGGATTATGTATAGGTAATACAATATGTACAGATAAGGGCAGATGTCCAGAACAAAGCAGTATAATGGGGataattatatatacagagatatatatacagtattatcaTTATGAtaaatagatgtgtgtgtgtgctgtggacATAATATACAGAGTAATATGGACAGTATACATGTGCTATGAGCATATACACAGGAGATTAAGTGCCATGTGCATACAATACAGATGGACTGTGCAAATGATGTATAGGCTGTGGCTATGAacaattatatacagtatgtgaatgtgtgctaGATGCATTGCCTACGTAGAAGTGACATGGCTAGATGAAGTAAATACAGTCAACCATAAAGggggatgaggagtgtgtagaggtgAGGGAAGGGCATAGGGGTTCAGCGGGGGACAGAGTTCAGTAAGGAGACAGCTGTGGGAAAGAAACTGTTCCTTAGTCTGCTGGTTTTGGTCCGGAGGCTCCTGAATTGCCTTTTGGAAGGTAGAAGTTTTGAAAAGACTATGGGCGTGGTGGGAAGAGTCTTTAAGAATGCTGTGAACCTGATGTAGGCAGCGCTTCTTCTGGATGTCCTCAATTGCAGGAAGTGGGTTTCCTATGATGCATTGGGTGGTTTTTACCTCCCGTTGCAGTAGTGCCTTGCGGTCGGTGACTGAgcagttcccataccagacTGTGATGCAGttggtcaggatgctctcaatcaCGCAgcggtagaagttcaccaggatgGTTGAAGACAGGTGGTTCTtcttcagtgtgttcaggaaaAAAAGGCACTGCTGAGCCTTTTTGACCAGACTGGAGGCATTGGTGGTCCAGGACAGGCCCTCTGAGATGTTGGTCCCCAGAAACTTGAAGCTGGATACCCGCTTGACAGCCATTCCGTTGATGTGGATGGGGTTGTACGTTCTTCCTTTCTCACTCCTGAAATCCACGATGAGTTCCTTTGTCTTGCTGGTGTTAAGGAGCAGGTTATTGTCACCACACCATGAGACCAAGTGTTGCACCTCATCGTTGTCACTGATGAGGCCGATCACCGTGGTGTCGTTTGCAAACTTGATGATAGAGTTGGATCCATACATAGGCTTGCAGTCTTGGGTGAAGAGGGAGTAGAGGAAcgggctcagcacacagccctgTGGTACGCCGGTGTAAAGTATGATGGTGGTGTAGCAGATGTGGCCTGATCTAACATGCTGGGGTctgttggtcagaaagtccaTAATCCAGTTGCGGAGGGGGGTATTGATGCCAAGATCTCCAAGTTTAGTGGTTAACTTGAAGGGAATGACAGTGTTAAAGGCAGAACTGAAGTCAACAAACAGTACACGTGcatgtttattgttgttgtccAAATGTGTGACTACAGAGTGCAGCACTGCATCCTCTGAGCTCCTATTGCTGCAGTAGGCAAATTGGTGTGGGTccggtgggggggggggatttttgAGGTGTGACCGGACCAGTcgctcgaagcacttcatgacaATAGGTGTGAgtgctacatttacatttacatttacatttctggcatttggcagacatttatggacctttctttctccactggtgtgcagtcatattggaacaggaaggggtcatccccaaattgttcctacagagttgggagcatgaaattgtccaaaatgtcttggtatgaagctgaagcattaagagttcccttcactggaactaaggggttgagcccaacccctgaaaaacaacaactgaattcaatgatttggaagggtgtcccaaaacttttggcaatataagtgtatatcTTTAGATTTTAAAGTTTCCTCATGTAAAATACACTTTccctttattttgttttcaggtggCTATGACAATCTCAACTATCCAGCTCCCAGTTTTGTAAATCCTATTCCCTGGAAACCCATTCACATTCCCCAGCATGATAGAACGCCCAGGAAGAAGTCAGTACACAGGAAGCAGCCGGGTCCACCAAAATATCGCTCAACTCCGTGCCTCACTTATACACCGAAAGACACGATCAGCTTTGCATCCAAAAAAAGACTTTGATTCACACGGAACATGGAACTTTTAATGTGCATACTAAAAACAGTctattttagaaatgtttatagCCTTGACCTTGCATGCATTTAGCGTTTTATACTGTTCACAGGCTAGTTTTCCAAATCACGGACACCACACAGGAATGTGGTCATTTATGACTGAAATTTTCCAATAAAATTCTACTGCATAAGCAAGATTTTCAAGATGTcaacacatactgtatgtttagTTTCATGTAAGAGTTTCCAAGGAACCAAAACAAGACTTGGGAATGTGTCTTGCTGGGATTAGTAATTAATGAGTCTCTATTCTTGTTTATGCATACAGGCTTACTCCTACACTTCACTCACAAAGACGTCTCTGTCTCAACAAACAGCCTTGTGTGCTCGAAGGAAAGTGTATTCAATGGAGTACAGAATTCATCAAACAATGATACAGCAAATCTCATGTTGGATATCGTCAGCGTATGCTAATCCTAAGTCATTTTCATTTCTACAAAAAgctgattttctttaaaaaatttctctggacacaaaaaaaagcttttgaCTCGAAAGTAAATGCCAGATGTCcatttcacacactgtgtactgtCCAGTACCCGGCAGTGCCTTGTGGCTTTGTGGACTGTGTTGACGACAAGCCGATGAGGGTGGGAGTTTGTGGATGAGTATGAAGAAGGTCTTGCACACTTGGACAGCATTATCATCATAACTTATTACATAAGGACGCTTTCAGGGACCAAAGGTAATCACTTTAagcttgttttttccccttcagaGAGTCAGTACCTCTAATGCAAGACTTTAATTCTCACTGAAATGTGTTTTGGGGTGAGGTTAGTCAGGATCTGCTGTTCTCATTCTCCGTAGTTGAGAGTATTGATAGCAGTTGTGAAAGCTGAGCCCGTGCTCTGCGAATAAGAACAAAAGGCTGTTAGAACGAGACCAGGCATGCTTCACTAAGCTACGTGTTTACACGCTGCTTTGCCGACCAAAGGTCACCTCCCCAAGACACTAAAATTGAAAACGTGTATCAATGTTTTCCCCTCGGCAAAGGTGAGACTCTCGTTTTTGCGTATTTTAAAAACCTATTAAACAGTGAACAATGGAAAACAAACGTGTGTGCTTCTCTAGGTCACCAAGGTGTGCTTGAAAACAATTCCAGGAGATGCAGTGGTGCAAATGGGCCGGCAAATGGAAATCTCCCTCAGCAGGACAGGTAGGGGTGTGTTTGTTGACATTTTAAGGAGGGAAGAGAAAACCGGAGAAGCAGCGATCGGTCCGTTCAATCTATTCTCAGGTCATAGGAGTTAGTAAATCATGTAAGTTAAAAGATTTCAGTATATTAGATATAGGGGTGCTTTTCATACAGAACTCATTTTCGGTCACAATGAGAGAATATATTCTGATCATGATTAAGAGTTGAAAAGCCATTGAAGTACAGTAGTTCGAAGCAAGCTACAGGGATCGGTCGGACGTGGAAGCTGGCGGTGTGTTCAAATCTCGGTGCTCATCATGACTACACAGTCCACAGGAGCGCAGGAAGAGGACGCCTGTGATTTCCTGTTTAAGATTATCTTCATTGGAGACAGCAATGTGGGAAAGACGTGCATCATTCACAGCTTCAAGTCTGGAGAGTTTAGAGGAAATCAGCATAACACTATCGGTGTAGACTTTACGGTGCATACCATGGATATAGATGGCAAGAAGGTGAAGGTGAGTACCTTAATAGGataaattgttaaataaattatatgctTTCCCACTGTATTAGCTTGTTTGAGTCttaaagctatttatttatagatatttCTTTGTGTGAGATTTTATCTGACAAACCTGATATACTTTGTAGAAAATAAGATGTGCGTCAGCTATAACACTCCCTCAAAAATGATTTCCTCAATATCTAGCCCGGTTTAACCATTTAAGGTCAAGACTTTTGATTTTTGCATGCTACAGACTGATTGACTGATGCCTAGTGCCAAATACATTCATTTTCCTAATGAAGAAAATGAACCAAACCCATTAACACGTAtgagatacaccgatcaggtataacattttgatcactgacaggtgaagtgaataacacctgattatctcctcatcatgggacctgttagtgggtgggatatattaggcagcaagtgaacattttgtcctcaaagttgatgtgttagaagcaggaaaaatgggcaagcttaaggatttgagcgagtttgacgaagggccaaattgtggctagaccaccggatcagagcatctccaaaactgcagctcttgtggggtgttcccggtctgcagtggtcagtatctatcaaagtggtccaagaaaggaacagtggtgaaccggcgacagggtcatgggcagccaaggctcagtgatgcatgtggggagcaaaggctggcccgtgtgatccgatccaacagacgagctactcaAATCGctatagaaaggtgtcaggatacacagtgcatgacaggtcagggctgttttggcagcacaatattagggaggtgatcataatgttatgctgcAGTGAAGTTTCCCagccatggtcctggagaacccATAGTCCTAAACACTGCTCAGAacttttaaagcttttaaaattAGTCAATATTAGGTCTGGCTAAACAGGTGGAGTTAAATAAGCTCCGCCCAAGAAATTACAGTGGATTAACACAGTAACTAGGGGCAGCATTAGCAAAGACTGTTATGACAACACTATGAAGGACAAAAGTGCTTGAAAGTCAAATTATTACATGATAAATACTTGCAATTCAGTTCATAATGACTTACACGTCTCTTTATTTTGTAATAAGTTCTTAAGGGCTAAGCTCTGATATTAGCATGGTAGACAGATTGTTCACCTACTTAATAGCCTACTTCTAACAATATAATCATACAAAATTCAGCTCATACTGATCCATCAGGGTGGTCAAAAGTGCAGTTTCATTGTATTAAGGTCTTATGAGCTCTAAGTTCCAATATTAGCAAGTTAGAATTGCTAGCTTCTTGATTTCGGACtgagtgagaaaataaaatgcacCAGACTGAGAGACAATTTTTTAAACTATGCTTAAACCATTATTTGTCATGttctaaacattttttcttcattatttatCCTGGTCAAATCTGTTGGCATCGTCCAACATTTGCATGTTGGTAACCAGTAGGCCTATGTTTTTAGTACTAATTATTTATAGCAAGAATAAATGGTTAATACAGTGTTTACTAAATTAGTTGTTAACTATATTtgcaatattcattcatttacccCTAATATTCAACTGATTATTGTAAAATTGTGAGTTCAATCCTGGACAATCCTGCTGCAAAATGTCGTTAAAGCTGTAGTATAAACACATCTGTCTGTTCAGTTTTTGCATGAAAGATTCATTCTGTACTGCAGATGCAGATCTGGGACACGGCTGGCCAGGAGCGTTTCCGCACCATCACACAGAATTACTACCGCAGTGCCCACGGGGCTATGATCACCTATGACCTGACACGCCGTTCCACCTTTGACTCACTACC comes from Hemibagrus wyckioides isolate EC202008001 linkage group LG14, SWU_Hwy_1.0, whole genome shotgun sequence and encodes:
- the ccdc34 gene encoding coiled-coil domain-containing protein 34, whose protein sequence is MSAPRSASSKSFTSTPLKSKSVVRRSIPRSRSVDSTGDSTYSLLSPIYHDSFELSDDDDKEEAQKHGQPPDDPSLIAHEDAVPISPNRNESPPHADDTATGQLNLSAWEQWLVSKAKEERLKIHQKSLQRQALNEKKKQEETEQQRKKAVSECKIQEWLQVKREQEKQEKLCRESQKTNEMLQEEQKRLEIEKKAQEKYQAWLHKKKHEEKERKLKEQEEIARREKEERDRKERADEKFKEWLKNIKDKERHTCESSACSAGGYDNLNYPAPSFVNPIPWKPIHIPQHDRTPRKKSVHRKQPGPPKYRSTPCLTYTPKDTISFASKKRL
- the LOC131364341 gene encoding ras-related protein Rab-19 encodes the protein MQWCKWAGKWKSPSAGQSTGAQEEDACDFLFKIIFIGDSNVGKTCIIHSFKSGEFRGNQHNTIGVDFTVHTMDIDGKKVKMQIWDTAGQERFRTITQNYYRSAHGAMITYDLTRRSTFDSLPHWIHAVEQYGVANVVFVLIGNKCDLQPQRQVLFEDACTLAEQKGALAALETSAKENHNVQEAFELMARELIVRTGGLIPQEAPLDSPNLLLYSETHPVDEVESLGKKSCDC